Proteins from one Bacteroidota bacterium genomic window:
- a CDS encoding FecR domain-containing protein: protein MEKENQTYSSMDEFLIKYLVGSATGQERNDAREWINKNSNNRKYFEELKTFYQLTKVVQDPSGFDKTEGWNRVAAGYYKSKYQTEKAREKQSGKKIYWRIALMSAAACIAFVLGFLLKDYQTIYRQGMMKFNEISVPLGARSQVTLSDGTKVWLNAGSKLRYPVNFVDKTREVYLEGEAFFDVTKQKKRLFVVKTSDILVKVYGTQFNVKSYPEENIIQTTLVRGSVAIENMHKGYENQIVYLKPNQTATFYKEQKETASLQKGPLAKIAEKKNIKTIPEKIEIIPNINPVPIISWKDNRWVIDGETLDQLAVNLERRYNVQIQFNDESLKKYKFSGTLTNETFEQVLKIVQISAPVLFVINSNHVLIKDDPSYKKNYDKLIMQTNY from the coding sequence ATGGAAAAAGAGAATCAAACATATTCCTCTATGGATGAATTCCTGATTAAGTATCTGGTTGGATCTGCAACCGGACAGGAGAGAAATGATGCTCGCGAATGGATTAATAAGAATTCAAACAACAGGAAGTATTTTGAAGAACTCAAAACTTTTTATCAACTCACCAAAGTTGTCCAAGATCCTTCCGGCTTTGATAAAACTGAAGGCTGGAACCGGGTAGCCGCCGGTTATTATAAGTCAAAATATCAGACAGAGAAAGCCAGGGAAAAACAATCAGGGAAAAAAATCTACTGGCGGATAGCTCTAATGTCGGCAGCTGCTTGTATAGCTTTTGTTTTAGGATTTCTTTTAAAGGATTATCAGACCATTTACCGTCAGGGAATGATGAAATTCAACGAGATCTCCGTTCCGCTGGGCGCCAGGTCACAGGTTACCCTGTCTGACGGCACAAAAGTATGGTTGAATGCAGGGAGTAAATTGAGATACCCTGTGAATTTTGTAGATAAAACCCGGGAAGTATACCTGGAAGGGGAAGCTTTTTTTGATGTAACCAAGCAGAAAAAAAGATTATTCGTGGTGAAAACTTCAGATATTCTGGTAAAAGTTTATGGAACGCAGTTTAATGTAAAATCATATCCTGAAGAGAATATCATCCAGACAACATTAGTAAGGGGTTCGGTGGCTATTGAAAATATGCACAAGGGATACGAAAATCAAATAGTTTATTTGAAACCTAATCAGACCGCTACTTTTTATAAGGAACAGAAAGAAACAGCTTCTCTCCAAAAGGGACCCTTAGCAAAAATTGCCGAGAAGAAAAACATTAAAACGATCCCTGAAAAAATTGAGATCATTCCCAATATCAATCCTGTACCTATCATATCCTGGAAGGACAACCGCTGGGTCATTGATGGGGAAACTCTCGATCAGTTAGCTGTTAATTTAGAACGACGCTATAATGTTCAAATTCAGTTTAATGATGAATCGCTTAAAAAATATAAATTTTCTGGTACCCTGACCAATGAGACTTTTGAACAGGTTTTGAAAATTGTTCAAATATCGGCCCCTGTTTTATTTGTCATTAATAGTAATCATGTGCTGATTAAAGATGATCCTTCATACAAAAAGAATTATGACAAACTGATTATGCAGACAAATTATTAA